ACGGGcccagagcacagagcaccaGGCGAGAGAGCTGAAATGATTTCGCCTCTCAATAGTTATCTGCTTAATTGAATTGAGTTACTTTGGTTAACTTCTTAACTAAGATCAATTATAATTGGAAAAAATCATATCAATTAAAAGCCCCTCTGATTCATCTACCCTGATAATTGACCACAACACTGACCATGCAGGTTCTACGGTGGGGTTCCTCCGCTCAACGCTGTCCGTCCGGACAGTTGGGTTCGGTTGCTATCGGAAACGAATATTATAGCATTGTATATAAGCGAGTACCTATGACTGGTGGACAGAAATACTTAGATATGAATAAGCAAACTTGAATTAAAGTTATCAGGAGTGTATGTCAAAAGATAACTCGAGtatcataattaaatttttcttcttttcagtGCTCTTTCctgggctggtgctggggctggtcTAGACCCCAGACCTGAGGCTAGGCGaatggtatatggtatatgtatGGGCAAAGCCACCCCAGCTTAGGGAAGACTCACTTATCGGGACAGTGCGTGTCCGTTGGGAAATCCTCCATCATAAATCAGTGGGCGAGTTTCTgggctttggtttttgttttgttttttattaagaagcatatttattatatataagaTGTATGTAATACaataatttttctttctttcattcttGTCTGTCGTTTTCGGTCTTCTGTCCGGGgttgtttcattttgttttggttttgtttttttatggttttatgGTTCTGTCGGATTCATTTcagttttttcggttttccatttcatttcagttttgtttttgtttcatttttttgttatcCATTTTATATATAATCATATAAAACACTGAGCTACAATACAAATATTGTGATAAAAACTTACAACATAACCTTTAATACATAAAAATACTTGCGTAGTCTACAAATCGTATCGTTATAAGAGATTTTCTTCATGGATCGATGGATTGATCGTTCGCTCGTCTTTTCTTGGCTCcgctcctcctcttcttcttgttcttgttgttgttctctCTTTTGCCTTGACCTTTTCCtaaattgttttcatttcgCCTCAATGGATTCtgttttcgctttcgcttttcCCACTGTCTGTCCGCCTGCCTGTCTCTTCTTCTTAGTTGTTTGTGATCTACCCTATTAAAAAAAAGACTActtctttctttcattcattcactcgttcggtttggttcgttcATTCTCCTCCATTTCCAGCTGttctttttgtatctttgcTATTCTTACGGGGAGGGGGGATTGATTCTTCGGGATGAATGGAAGGGGCGGAAAGATGAGTGCGAAAGCAGAGAAACAACGAAAACATTAACCGTAAAGGTAAACCAACCATTCCAGAGGGGCAAGGCAACGCCTTCAAGGAAAAGAGTGTtcgagagaaacagagagagagaacgattCGCCCCCGGAGAGAGAATTGCATGAGTTCATCGAGTTGTCCTTCTTCCTCCTACAGTTGTGTGGGTTCGTGTGGGGTGTTTTATATGattctttgctttgcttgtGGCTCGTGGCTTGTGGTTTGTTGTGGCTTGGGGCTTGTGGGTTGCGGGTGGTGGTTGCAGCGTTAATTACAGTAGAAATAAGgttcatatttatatatatatttgcataatCAGAATCATAAACATAATTTTAACTTAGGACAAAACTTTGACAAACTAAAATTGAATGGAcgtaccaaaaaaaaaaaaaaaacaaagagaatatacaaaaaattatcATAAATTTTGTTCTTTTCGTATGTTAGTGCcgagtatttttttgtttagatcaatagttttttttggttcgaattggttttgatttgtttgttgattgtgtgtgtgtgttaaaaACATCGATAAAGCCAATGCTCTGAGCAGATCCATACGAAAGGGACTATGGGGGGAAATCATAGTAGTATTTATAATCGTTAAagtataataatatataataataatagaagAACCAACATACAATGTATCGTTATGCGTTATGcgattttcgttttgtttgttttgcgtttttttttttcttttgtttatacacatgtacacatATGCATAATGGGCGTTATATAAGggttttatatgtatataattataagtaataaatttgtatccatttttgtttcgtttaattatttgcacacGAGAATCAGAAATTACTATTTGcaatcatatatatataaaaaataaacttaatTGCCGGCAAACGGGGGCCCAAACCCAACCCCCTACACATATCCATATCAACCCTACTATATATCATTCCTAtaccattcccattctcattcccattGCATTCCATCCCAACTACAACgccattatcatcatcatcgtcatcactatatatcatatatatcatatatcatatatcatataccatatcatatatatgtataatataatcGTCCTACCCAATCCATCGTACTTGTTCCGGGATTTACTTTAAGCTTAATCAAATTTTGGAAGAGTAAACAATACCATCGTGttcttttgcaattttttgcTGCATATGCTATATGTGAGTGTagctgtgtgtctgtgttagTTTGTGTATCTGGATGAGAGTGTagagtgtgtatgtgtgtattaTATAGATCGCCTTTGAATGTAAACTAATGATTAATGCGTGTATTGTatgctgttctgttctggctTCCTTTTCTTTACTCTCTCATTTTTTACTCACGTTTTGCTcacttctttttcttcttcttctccttctccttctatGTTTTATTCGAGTTCTTTAActaattttttataatttctttCCCTCTGTCCGTCGTCCTCTCCTCTTAATATTTATACGTATaaacttttataattttatactaaatgtttttttacggttcttgtttttttttttggggttttttggttttttttgtttttgttaattttttgtggttttttgttttgttgttcttgtaaTACAAACGTCAtcgtgtatatatataaaaaaaagatgtCCAAAGTTTTTACGTTACgttattgtatatatatacgttttttttttacttttttgttttacgtTTTTCCGCATTTGCTTGCGCTTTTCGTTTTACTTAGTGGATCGATCGTTCTGTTGCGGATGCTGATGGTGAGagttctgtgtctgtgcctgctTTTTGCTTTACAGTTGTCCTaggtttttctttcgttttcactTTAAATGTAAATGGGTCTTCTTCTATACTGATCTCTTCTCTTAGAAAACGCTTGTCGTCCGATGTCTGAATGCTTATATATGAGAGCGCAGCGCCTAGCTATATAGGGCCTTACTATATAGTATcgtactacatatgtatatatatataatgtgtgtgtatgtgggtgtCTCCTTTCTTCCTTCGTTCCTTCGACTTTCCGACTcgtctgtatatatgtatatatatcgggatatacatatgaatACAACTAACGGCGAATTTACTTTGTTTCCTCCTTCTCTTTGTTCTCCTCGGTCGACTCCTTCTCATTCGACTGGTAATTTAGAGATAAGTATTTGGTTAGTGTGTGCTttgcaaaaataatatttatttccatGAACGTACCTTGTCCTTCTCCAACTCCTTCTCGATCTTATCGCCCTCGGGGCCCTCCTGCTCATTTGATTTCTCCTGCTCGCCACCTTCCTTGCCCTCCTTGGTCTCGGGTCTGCAACAATCGATTCAAGTTCGGTTAGAAATGAGATTAGACTCCATCCGATTTCTTTTACTCACTCTGGCTTGGGAATGTGCGCATTGAGGTCCAGCTTCGTGCAGATCTCATCCCAGTCGGGGAAGCACTTGTCCTTCATGCGCGACACGTGTCCAATCAAGTTGGGGCACTTCTCGGTCATGTAGTCGCGCAGCGGGTACGCGATATCCTTGGACAGATAGTGGAGCTGCGAGAGCACCGCAAAGGCCACCACATCGAGGGTGGTCGGCTCGTCGCCGAAGAAGAACGGCTTACAGTCGAGCATCTCGCTGAGGACCTTCAGGTCGTCCTTGCCGAACTCCTCGATCTCCTCGGCGCTGTGGACGCCGATGCCATGCGCCTTCAACTTTTTCGTGCCCTGGAACCACTTGTTGTGTTGAATATGGTTTTtccgtgttttttttttgttttgtgttttttttttggagatATTCGGATGGGATGGCCGACAAATTGGTTAcggggtgggtggggggtcaACAGGATGCAGGATGACCAACACagcagacacacgcacacgggGGATATGGGGTTATAGATGGGGAGCGcaccaatacacacacacacacacacgtacagaTTACAAAAGTTAGAAGTTAGAAACAGAAAGTACGtgggaaaaaaacgaaaaagaaaaaagagaaaaaaccaTGCAAGAGTTAGTGATAAACATAAcgattgtatttttttttttttttcgtttatgAATATGAATTGGAATTCGAATTTGATTAGCTTGTGTGGTGGATTGTGTGGTGTTcctttgaaatgtttttgaattgattttggaatttgattttaaaagaATTTGAATTTTGCCGGATGTGATGTGAAATTGAGAAGTGTTTCCATTTATAGAttcttgcttttcttttttttcttcaagtTTCATTCGaataaacgaaaatgaaaatcatcCTAAAAACATTTCCAggaagacagacagacaccacGTTTATTCTTCTCTCGTTTTGGGGTTTTGGGTTCCCCCATTGTTTTTCtcgttttgggttttgggttttttgtttagaTTTAGTTTTTGTCGATGGGTAGGGGGagtggggtggtggtggttatGTGAGTACCGCCGAGGCATAAACAACAATCAATCCCACGAAAGGGACGCGATAATATTGTTTATGCCTCGTTTTCGGAGTTGGATAAACTATGTGTCGGATGGCAgccgatggcgatggcgatgtcgGTGTTAGGTGCAACATAATACGCCACCGATTTCTATCAACAGATTCCTAAGTTGAGGATTTGTTTATTTACACTACTCTAcccatccccatgcccatgcccattcccTTTCCCAGTTGCCATTCCACCAACGCCAAGAGCAAAAGCCctccagtttcagtttcgtttttcagttttggtttttgtttccaATTGAAATCTAAACAAATGATAAATAGGATTGGAAACTGCCGGGATCATCAGCTTCTGGCGTTGAGGAATGCACGAGATACGAGATACATCGTCTGCTACGTGGATCTGAACTACTTTGGCTACAGgactgtcactgtcactgtcactaTGACTGTGACACTGTGACTGTTTGTTGGCTTTGGTGGGTTACCTTGCGACCAAAGGTTATCTTGAAGAAGAAGTTCAAGATGGAGTTGGGCAGACGCAATCCGAGGGCGTGCTGCAGATTGACCTTGTAGCCCTTGAGCACACTGTCCGGATACTTGGCGCGCCAGTAGAAGATGATCCAGATGAGATGGTTCTCCAGCATGGCGATGGTGGCATACGACACGTTGCGCTGCTCGGCGGTTAGGCCGGAATCCAGATTCTTCTCGTATTTGGACGACAGTTCCTTGATGATAATGGCCGAATCAGCGATTTCCTCTCCATTCAGCTCGATGAAAGGCAACTGACCCTTCTTCGAGCGGAAACGCATCTTATGATCGACATTCTGCAATGgagaaaaaagaggaaaagcaTTCATTGAGTGTTGCGATGACTCGAGGATGAGTAATGCTACGGAAAGTAGGGTGGAGTCTGTTTATACGAGAttaagtatatgtatgtgtcccACACTCCCACTTTATCTGGCATTCCATTCCCCTGACTAATACGAAATGTAGTTCAATCCCAAAAGAGTTCCGCCCGCTAGATGGCGCTCATGACATACATAGAGAGTCCTGTACGAATGTGcaagcgtgtgtgtgtgcgggagTGTGTATTTTCTATGTATGCCACCAGAACTGATGCTGAAAACCAACCACTACACAAAAAGCTGTACCTTGTAGAAAACCGAACGAACAGCATGGAACATCGTATCAACCCAACAACCTAACCAACACCCAACTACCCCCAACTGGTCACACAGATGCTCGCTCaaacacgcgcacacacatacacagaaaAACGCGCTCTAACGCACACaacgaagaagaagcagaaacaaaaacaggagAATGAGAAAGCAgagcaggagccaggagccggAAGCCgggtgccagagccagagccgagaAACTTCCAATTGCCGCtatttgaacatttttgaGATATTCCAGTGCtctgccacttccactggcACTTCCAGTGTGTACACACGTATGCATTAACCGTTACTTTCCTGATGTGACAGTTATGTTCGTGTGTGTGACGCATGTCGCCCGTCGCCTgtcgcttttttttgtttctgcttcGCTGCTCAAATTTACATAATAATTTCTAATTAGAAATTGGTGCTGTCCATAACAAAAGCGAACCCCCGCCATCCAATAATGGCCGTTGTTGGCATATTTATGCTTTCGCGCCCTGAAAACGGCAGAGAGGCAAGGCAGGCAAggcaggcggcggcagggTGTGGTTGCcgacacgaacacacacaggcacacaaatTGGGGAGAggaatagagagagagagaaacccCAGAGAGGACAGCACTGGAAGAGAGAACAGCGGCCTGTTTGTTATAGAGAGATTTTTGccttccagcagcagcagcatcatcatcatcgctgcCTGTCCAggctgcttctgccgctgctgctgctgaaaagGGTGGAGTCCGTTGGAGCACATTTAATTCCAATGATCCACAAAAAAGGCAGCCTGTCTGCTGcctctccttcttcttttgctTCTTCTGCCTCCACCAACGCAAAATATAACGGTTTCTGTCAATGCTGGCAGAGGCGGGCGGCAGAGGCTGGGCAGCGCTGCGCCGCCGCTTTGTCGCCatacaatgcaaatatttagtttttattaaatCATTATGCCAATTAaggagcggcggcggcaataATGGGAGCTCCTCCATAGCTTCTCCACTTCTGCTGCAGGGCTCAACTTTCGTGCAGTGTAGAGTTCTGTTCGTTGcacgcaacaacaacaacaacaacaacggcagcagcagcagcaaaagtgCTCTCAAATTGCAgagaacaagaagaagaggGAGAACACATGCAATTATGCAGCACATGCAGGCCCGGGtctatgtgtgtatatgtgtgtgcgtcggtgtgtgtgtatatatccACACCCCTGTCAAAAAGCCAGAGAGTGAAGAGAAGAGAGCAGCAGGAGTAGTTGCAGTCCCACTGAgtgagcaacaacaaaagagccagcagcacagcaacagcagcagcagaaactctCGTTGTTTTAATGCAAATATGCggtttattaattaaaacaaaaggcagaaaCAGCAATCAGTCTTCTTTCAAAGAAAAACTGAAACTCCATTTcctctcactcacacacacgcacacatttgCACGTACAGTTGCAGCCGCAAACGGCATATCCAGAGAGTTGCCAGACTGTTCGCTCACACATAGCCACATTTTGTACTGGCAATATTGTGAATGGAATGGCGCGCcagc
The sequence above is a segment of the Drosophila pseudoobscura strain MV-25-SWS-2005 chromosome X, UCI_Dpse_MV25, whole genome shotgun sequence genome. Coding sequences within it:
- the fax gene encoding failed axon connections isoform X1 — encoded protein: MATEVAQIPAEETPAVAAPTEKPASEQAEKPAASEPAAAAPAVAAPAENENAQGNKEDGKAASKENADGAADGEAKKDGEAAAAAAPAKSEAPPAQKFNVHKTNFEKDIIYLYQFSRTPLLPSLSPYCLKVETWLRLVGLKYENVDHKMRFRSKKGQLPFIELNGEEIADSAIIIKELSSKYEKNLDSGLTAEQRNVSYATIAMLENHLIWIIFYWRAKYPDSVLKGYKVNLQHALGLRLPNSILNFFFKITFGRKWFQGTKKLKAHGIGVHSAEEIEEFGKDDLKVLSEMLDCKPFFFGDEPTTLDVVAFAVLSQLHYLSKDIAYPLRDYMTEKCPNLIGHVSRMKDKCFPDWDEICTKLDLNAHIPKPEPETKEGKEGGEQEKSNEQEGPEGDKIEKELEKDKSNEKESTEENKEKEETK
- the fax gene encoding failed axon connections isoform X2; translation: MATEVAQIPAEETPAVAAPTEKPASEQAEKPAASEPAAAAPAVAAPAENENAQGNKEDGKAASKENADGAADGEAKKDGEAAAAAAPAKSEAPPAQKFNVHKTNFEKDIIYLYQFSRTPLLPSLSPYCLKVETWLRLVGLKYENVDHKMRFRSKKGQLPFIELNGEEIADSAIIIKELSSKYEKNLDSGLTAEQRNVSYATIAMLENHLIWIIFYWRAKYPDSVLKGYKVNLQHALGLRLPNSILNFFFKITFGRKGTKKLKAHGIGVHSAEEIEEFGKDDLKVLSEMLDCKPFFFGDEPTTLDVVAFAVLSQLHYLSKDIAYPLRDYMTEKCPNLIGHVSRMKDKCFPDWDEICTKLDLNAHIPKPEPETKEGKEGGEQEKSNEQEGPEGDKIEKELEKDKSNEKESTEENKEKEETK